In Tessaracoccus flavus, the following are encoded in one genomic region:
- the rsmG gene encoding 16S rRNA (guanine(527)-N(7))-methyltransferase RsmG — translation MSDDRTSRDAIEQAYPQSFKELCGYVDILASRGIEWGLLGPREGDRLWSRHIANSLALVDPIPLGVTVVDVGSGAGLPGLPLALARTDLGVTLVEPLLRRSNFLELAVDELGIGERVRVLRARAEETKERFDVVVCRAVAPLDKLLRWTTPLLEPGGQLIALKGESAEDEIRGASPLLKKLGLRAEVLELRAAQGVDGTRAIRVSR, via the coding sequence GTGAGCGACGACCGCACCTCTCGCGACGCGATAGAACAGGCATACCCGCAAAGCTTCAAAGAGCTTTGCGGGTATGTCGATATATTGGCGTCGCGTGGGATTGAGTGGGGCCTTCTGGGTCCGCGCGAAGGCGACCGCTTGTGGTCAAGGCATATAGCGAACTCGCTTGCACTGGTGGATCCGATCCCGCTGGGAGTGACCGTGGTTGACGTGGGCTCTGGGGCCGGGCTGCCCGGCCTCCCCCTGGCCTTGGCCAGGACGGACCTCGGCGTGACGCTGGTGGAGCCGCTGCTGCGCCGGTCGAACTTCCTTGAGCTGGCCGTCGACGAACTGGGCATCGGCGAGCGTGTGCGCGTGCTGCGGGCGCGCGCCGAGGAGACGAAGGAGCGGTTCGACGTCGTCGTCTGCCGGGCCGTCGCTCCCTTGGACAAGCTGCTTCGCTGGACCACTCCCCTGCTCGAGCCGGGCGGCCAATTGATTGCTCTCAAGGGCGAGTCGGCTGAGGACGAGATCAGAGGGGCCTCTCCCCTGCTCAAGAAGCTGGGGCTCAGGGCCGAGGTCCTGGAGCTCAGAGCTGCCCAGGGGGTCGACGGGACCCGCGCCATACGGGTCTCGCGGTAG
- a CDS encoding protein jag: MSNNETEAELLAEGDLVADYFEELLDIADLDGDIENSVQDGRAFVAIDTESERLVGKDGEVLEALQELARLVVMTETGNRSRLMVDVAGYRARRRAELVAMAKDAIADVSDSGEPVRMVPLNAYERKIVHDEVAAAGLLSESEGEPPNRRVVVKKA; this comes from the coding sequence ATGTCGAACAATGAGACTGAAGCCGAGCTTCTAGCCGAGGGCGACCTGGTCGCCGACTACTTCGAGGAGCTTCTCGACATCGCCGATCTCGACGGAGACATCGAGAACTCCGTGCAGGACGGCCGCGCTTTCGTGGCCATCGACACCGAGTCGGAGCGCCTCGTGGGCAAGGACGGAGAGGTCCTCGAAGCCCTCCAGGAGCTCGCCCGCCTTGTCGTGATGACCGAGACCGGTAACCGTTCGCGGCTGATGGTGGACGTCGCCGGATACCGGGCCCGCCGTCGGGCGGAGCTGGTCGCCATGGCGAAGGACGCCATCGCCGACGTCTCGGATAGCGGCGAGCCCGTGCGCATGGTGCCGCTGAACGCCTACGAGCGGAAGATCGTCCACGACGAAGTGGCCGCCGCGGGACTGCTCAGTGAGTCCGAGGGCGAGCCTCCGAATCGCCGTGTCGTGGTGAAGAAGGCGTGA